A stretch of the Ananas comosus cultivar F153 linkage group 14, ASM154086v1, whole genome shotgun sequence genome encodes the following:
- the LOC109719885 gene encoding uncharacterized protein LOC109719885: MDGDGDGDGDGGERLRRHVPLSEVVAECVRRWFQDALKEARAGDASMQVLVGQMYHSGYGVARNEQKGRIWIEKASRYRSTAWKVSEKQPGYNASDSDSDEVKGSTK; the protein is encoded by the exons AtggacggcgacggcgacggcgacggcgacggcggggaGCGTCTGCGCCGCCACGTGCCGCTCTCGGAGGTGGTGGCGGAGTGCGTGCGGCGGTGGTTCCAGGACGCGCTCAAGGAGGCGAGGGCCGGGGACGCGTCGATGCAGGTCCTCGTGGGCCAGATGTACCACAGCGGCTACGGCGTCGCCAGGAACGAGCAAAAG GGAAGAATATGGATTGAGAAAGCATCAAGATATCGATCTACAGCTTGGAAGGTCAGCGAAAAACAACCAG GATATAATGCCAGTGACTCGGATTCTGATGAGGTGAAAGGAAGTACAAAATGA
- the LOC109720328 gene encoding phagocyte signaling-impaired protein isoform X1: MATRFGMAGGIPERRVRPIWDAVDSRQFKAALKLSAALLAKYPNSPYALALKALILERMGKPDEALSVCSNAMELLFSDNVVHIDDLTLSTLQIVFQRLDRLDLATSCYEHACAKFPNNLEIMMGLFNCYVREYSYVKQQQTAIKMYKMVGEERFLLWAVCSIQLQVLLSNGGEKLLSLAEALLKKHINSHSLHEPEALAIYISILEQQSKYEAALEVLSGNLGSLIGREEDKLRMQGRLLARACNYAAAAEIFQKVLESCPDDWDSFLNYLGCLLEDNTNCFKASTASHTCLPSSVDSQVPKETHLSEELFDSRLSSALSVVEKLQKDGHDDCVRGPYLATIEIERRRHLNGNADDGKFLEALLIYFQRFNHLSCFASDVEMFLQMLTQDEKSELREKFLNILEALPTTPIKRIGQVITIFKVQELSGAMFMESVKELEGTAIKMLEMFCENLPLSRDLDPQENMYGEELLSMASSVLVTLFWRTRNLGYLLEAVLVLEFGLIIRRYIWQYKIPLLHIYSFVGALPLAHDWYGTLEVKNILQETMSHHILPQMLKSPFCSEAADLVKEYLKFMDDHLREAADLTFLAYRHRNYSKVIEFVQFKERLQHSNQYMMARIESVFLQLKQKADSLEEIQAIFQSVNYGMKLLELSNEDKLTSLTFNEDLQTRPWWSPTTNKNFLSEPFEDGSACSRATMLSKKKTTEDEDTKKKEIERKSLIPRLLYLSMQAASSTVKENSEPNGTASDTNVAAELKILLERYARNIGLTLDEAISVILGILEGQKSFKELSSDSISWMNFAVFVNALNLSSKKPLLPIEDKSNPTSWHIVDRLTKTCVMYHLSHSEPILTSPGNQLTVLVQLVTESFSWQILIIQSCMKSLLPIGKRKKKSGGGSGLMDQPNLPKLQAVQSSIRSLMDTIKEIQTRVADQINGSEDNDLDTLLSYVQRDDNGPGRIFRILEENVVANNPDLGERISDSLKSWSSGDVLRRVVRAQRKYLTEFNQICDSKVKLLGTLRQSA; the protein is encoded by the exons TGGATTTGGCTACATCTTGTTACGAGCATGCTTGTGCAAAATTTCCAAACAACCTGGAAATAATGATGGGTCTTTTCAACTGTTATGTTCGTGAGTACTCGTATGTGAAGCAACAGCAG ACAGCTATCAAAATGTACAAGATGGTGGGTGAAGAAAGGTTCTTACTCTGGGCAGTTTGCAGCATTCAGTTACAG GTATTACTGAGCAACGGAGGTGAGAAACTATTATCATTAGCAGAGGCCTTACTTAAAAAGCACATCAATTCACATAGTTTGCATGAACCAGAAg CACTtgctatatatatttcaatattgGAACAACAATCAAAGTATGAAGCAGCTTTGGAAGTGCTTTCTGGAAATCTGGGTTCTCTTATTGGAAGAGAAGAGGACAAGTTACGTATGCAG GGGAGGCTTCTTGCTCGTGCATGTAActatgctgctgctgctgaaatCTTTCAGAAAGTCCTTGAATCATG TCCTGATGATTGGGACTCATTCCTCAATTATTTAGGCTGTTTGCTGGAGGATAATACCAATTGTTTTAAAGCAAGCACTGCTAGTCATACATGCTTACCAAGTTCTGTTGATTCTCAAGTGCCTAAAGAGACCCATCTTTCTGAGGAACTG TTTGATTCACGCCTATCGAGTGCTTTGTCAGTTGTGGAAAAGTTACAGAAGGATGGCCATGATGATTGTGTTAGAGGACCTTACTTAGCTACTATTGAAATTGAAAGAAGACGTCACTTGAATGGAAATGCTGATGATGGCAAGTTTCTGGAGGCAttgcttatttattttcaaag GTTTAATCATTTGTCTTGCTTCGCTTCTGATGTGGAAATGTTCCTCCAAATGCTTACACAAGATGAGAAATCTGAACTACGGGAGAAGTTCTTGAACATCTTGGAAGCTTTGCCAACAACACCTATAAAAAGAATTGGGCAGGTCATAACAATTTTTAAGGTTCAAGAACTTTCTGGCGCCATGTTCATGGAGTCTGTTAAAG AACTTGAAGGTACTGCTATAAAAATGTTGGAGATGTTTTGTGAGAACCTACCACTTTCGAGGGACCTGGATCCTCAGGAGAACATGTATGGTGAAGAACTTTTGTCCATGGCAAGCAGTGTCCTAGTCACG CTATTTTGGCGTACAAGGAACTTGGGATACTTGCTGGAGGCAGTTCTGGTTTTGGAGTTTGGACTTATTATACGAAG ATATATCTGGCAGTATAAGATTCCTTTATTGCACATATATTCTTTCGTGGGGGCTCTTCCACTAGCACATGATTG GTATGGTACCTTGGAGGTTAAAAATATCCTGCAAGAGACTATGTCACACCACATCCTACCTCAGATGTTAAAATCACCATTTTGCTCTGAAGCTGCCGACCTTGTAAAGGAGTATCTGAAATTTATGGACGACCATTTGCGAGAAGCTGCTGACCTCACCTTTCTGGCATATCGGCATCGTAATTACTCAAAG GTAATCGAGTTTGTTCAGTTTAAAGAACGCTTGCAACATTCAAACCAGTATATGATGGCAAGAATTGAATCTGTTTTCCTTCAGCTGAAGCAGAAAGCTGATAGCCTTGAAGAAATACAG GCCATTTTCCAAAGCGTGAACTATGGTATGAAGTTGCTTGAGCTGTCAAATGAGGATAAACTGACATCATTAACATTTAATGAGGATCTACAGACACGTCCTTGGTGGTCGCCCACAACCAACAAAAACTTTCTTTCGG agcCATTTGAAGATGGATCTGCGTGCTCTAGGGCTACGATGCTG AGCAAGAAGAAAACAACTGAGGATGAAGAcaccaagaaaaaagaaattgagaGAAAATCTCTTATTCCACGGCTTCTTTATCTATCAATGCAAGCTGCTTCATCCACCGTCAAGGAAAACTCTGAACCTAATGGCACTGCCTCTGATACTAATGTTGCCGCTGAGCTGAAAATTTTGCTTGAGAGATATGCAAGGAACATCGGTCTCACTCTTGACGAGGCAATCAGTGTGATCCTTGGGATCTTGGAGGGCCAAAAGTCCTTCAAG GAACTCTCCTCAGATTCAATCAGCTGGATGAACTTTGCTGTATTTGTCAATGCTTTGAACTTGTCTTCGAAGAAACCTCTGCTTCCTATTGAGGATAAGTCAAATCCAACTTCGTGGCACATAGTTGATCGCTTAACCAAGACCTGCGTCATGTATCACCTCTCACACTCGGAACCAATATTGACTTCCCCTGGAAATCAACTCACGGTTTTGGTTCAGTTGGTAACAGAGTCATTCTCTTGGCAAATTCTTATAATTCAATCGTGCATGAAATCACTTCTTCCCattggaaaaaggaaaaagaagagcgGCGGTGGCAGCGGGTTAATGGACCAGCCAAACTTGCCTAAGTTGCAGGCTGTTCAATCTTCGATCCGGTCCTTGATGGATACAATAAAAGAGATTCAGACACGGGTAGCGGACCAAATTAATGGATCGGAGGACAATGATCTGGACACCTTATTATCCTATGTGCAGAGAGATGATAATGGGCCGGGCCGAATATTCCGGATCTTAGAAGAAAATGTAGTCGCCAACAACCCAGACTTAGGAGAGAGGATTTCGGATTCTCTAAAATCGTGGAGCTCCGGTGATGTGTTGAGGAGAGTAGTTCGAGCGCAGCGCAAGTATCTAACAGAATTCAACCAAATTTGTGATTCAAAAGTGAAATTACTGGGGACCTTGAGGCAATCAGCATAG
- the LOC109720785 gene encoding probable staphylococcal-like nuclease CAN1: MGNALLRFLCGCAGGGGGGGGAASANETQFPGPHRGIAALGHDLLHFDITSQVPEGLSQHVVSSKKAQANWYKKLLEAWREAKPPPRTPEEASRLVIQTLKRHQKADVEGLLAFYGLPLPHTLSGVSAPAPSKPEGVKYELHTLPVDAKSVADGDTITVYVDTADPRESGSVPREVHKAAIVRAKARTVRNYQKADALQKTIVDAGYRVISSSNNDEILARKYRIRLRGIDAPESSMPFGKEAKEELVKLVQGKGLKIYVFGDDRYGRCVGDIYCNGVFVQEHMLKKGLAWHYTAYDQRPELARLEKQARAKRMGLWAASDPEKPWEWRKDRRSNGA, from the exons ATGGGAAACGCCCTGCTCAGATTCCTATGCGGCTGcgccggtggcggcggcggcggcggcggtgcggcgTCGGCCAACGAGACGCAATTCCCCGGCCCCCACCGCGGCATCGCCGCCCTCGGCCACGACCTCCTCCATTTCGACATCACATCTCAG GTTCCAGAAGGGCTGAGTCAGCATGTGGTCTCCTCAAAGAAGGCTCAGGCAAATTG GTATAAGAAGCTGTTGGAGGCGTGGAGGGAGGCGAAGCCGCCACCGAGAACACCGGAGGAAGCGTCGCGGCTcgtaatccaaaccctaaagagGCATCAAAAGGCAGATGTGGAG GGTCTCTTGGCTTTCTATGGTCTTCCACTCCCTCATACTCTGTCAGGAGTTTCAGCTCCTGCACCTTCTAAGCCTGAAGGAGTGAAGTATGAACTGCATACACTCCCT GTGGATGCTAAATCTGTGGCTGACGGCGATACGATCACCGTGTACGTCGACACAGCCGACCCTCGGGAGTCGGGAAGTGTTCCCCGGGAAGTGCACAAGGCGGCGATCGTGAGGGCCAAGGCGCGGACCGTCAGGAACTACCAGAAGGCTGATGCACTGCAGAAAACCATAGTTGATGCAGGATACAG AGTGATATCTTCGTCGAACAACGATGAAATTCTTGCGCGAAAATATAGAATCAGACTAAG GGGAATTGATGCACCAGAGAGCTCCATGCCTTTTGGAAAGGAGGCAAAGGAGGAATTGGTGAAACTAGTCCAAGGAAAGGGTTTGAAAATTTATGTGTTTGGAGATGATAGATATGGCCGTTGTGTGGGAGATATTTACTGCAATGGTGTTTTTGTACAA GAGCATATGTTGAAGAAAGGGCTTGCATGGCACTACACAGCATATGATCAACGTCCTGAGCTTGCTAGG TTGGAGAAACAGGCGCGCGCTAAACGCATGGGCTTGTGGGCGGCCTCGGACCCCGAAAAGCCATGGGAATGGAGGAAGGATAGGAGGAGCAATGGAGCATGA
- the LOC109720328 gene encoding phagocyte signaling-impaired protein isoform X2, protein MMGLFNCYVREYSYVKQQQTAIKMYKMVGEERFLLWAVCSIQLQVLLSNGGEKLLSLAEALLKKHINSHSLHEPEALAIYISILEQQSKYEAALEVLSGNLGSLIGREEDKLRMQGRLLARACNYAAAAEIFQKVLESCPDDWDSFLNYLGCLLEDNTNCFKASTASHTCLPSSVDSQVPKETHLSEELFDSRLSSALSVVEKLQKDGHDDCVRGPYLATIEIERRRHLNGNADDGKFLEALLIYFQRFNHLSCFASDVEMFLQMLTQDEKSELREKFLNILEALPTTPIKRIGQVITIFKVQELSGAMFMESVKELEGTAIKMLEMFCENLPLSRDLDPQENMYGEELLSMASSVLVTLFWRTRNLGYLLEAVLVLEFGLIIRRYIWQYKIPLLHIYSFVGALPLAHDWYGTLEVKNILQETMSHHILPQMLKSPFCSEAADLVKEYLKFMDDHLREAADLTFLAYRHRNYSKVIEFVQFKERLQHSNQYMMARIESVFLQLKQKADSLEEIQAIFQSVNYGMKLLELSNEDKLTSLTFNEDLQTRPWWSPTTNKNFLSEPFEDGSACSRATMLSKKKTTEDEDTKKKEIERKSLIPRLLYLSMQAASSTVKENSEPNGTASDTNVAAELKILLERYARNIGLTLDEAISVILGILEGQKSFKELSSDSISWMNFAVFVNALNLSSKKPLLPIEDKSNPTSWHIVDRLTKTCVMYHLSHSEPILTSPGNQLTVLVQLVTESFSWQILIIQSCMKSLLPIGKRKKKSGGGSGLMDQPNLPKLQAVQSSIRSLMDTIKEIQTRVADQINGSEDNDLDTLLSYVQRDDNGPGRIFRILEENVVANNPDLGERISDSLKSWSSGDVLRRVVRAQRKYLTEFNQICDSKVKLLGTLRQSA, encoded by the exons ATGATGGGTCTTTTCAACTGTTATGTTCGTGAGTACTCGTATGTGAAGCAACAGCAG ACAGCTATCAAAATGTACAAGATGGTGGGTGAAGAAAGGTTCTTACTCTGGGCAGTTTGCAGCATTCAGTTACAG GTATTACTGAGCAACGGAGGTGAGAAACTATTATCATTAGCAGAGGCCTTACTTAAAAAGCACATCAATTCACATAGTTTGCATGAACCAGAAg CACTtgctatatatatttcaatattgGAACAACAATCAAAGTATGAAGCAGCTTTGGAAGTGCTTTCTGGAAATCTGGGTTCTCTTATTGGAAGAGAAGAGGACAAGTTACGTATGCAG GGGAGGCTTCTTGCTCGTGCATGTAActatgctgctgctgctgaaatCTTTCAGAAAGTCCTTGAATCATG TCCTGATGATTGGGACTCATTCCTCAATTATTTAGGCTGTTTGCTGGAGGATAATACCAATTGTTTTAAAGCAAGCACTGCTAGTCATACATGCTTACCAAGTTCTGTTGATTCTCAAGTGCCTAAAGAGACCCATCTTTCTGAGGAACTG TTTGATTCACGCCTATCGAGTGCTTTGTCAGTTGTGGAAAAGTTACAGAAGGATGGCCATGATGATTGTGTTAGAGGACCTTACTTAGCTACTATTGAAATTGAAAGAAGACGTCACTTGAATGGAAATGCTGATGATGGCAAGTTTCTGGAGGCAttgcttatttattttcaaag GTTTAATCATTTGTCTTGCTTCGCTTCTGATGTGGAAATGTTCCTCCAAATGCTTACACAAGATGAGAAATCTGAACTACGGGAGAAGTTCTTGAACATCTTGGAAGCTTTGCCAACAACACCTATAAAAAGAATTGGGCAGGTCATAACAATTTTTAAGGTTCAAGAACTTTCTGGCGCCATGTTCATGGAGTCTGTTAAAG AACTTGAAGGTACTGCTATAAAAATGTTGGAGATGTTTTGTGAGAACCTACCACTTTCGAGGGACCTGGATCCTCAGGAGAACATGTATGGTGAAGAACTTTTGTCCATGGCAAGCAGTGTCCTAGTCACG CTATTTTGGCGTACAAGGAACTTGGGATACTTGCTGGAGGCAGTTCTGGTTTTGGAGTTTGGACTTATTATACGAAG ATATATCTGGCAGTATAAGATTCCTTTATTGCACATATATTCTTTCGTGGGGGCTCTTCCACTAGCACATGATTG GTATGGTACCTTGGAGGTTAAAAATATCCTGCAAGAGACTATGTCACACCACATCCTACCTCAGATGTTAAAATCACCATTTTGCTCTGAAGCTGCCGACCTTGTAAAGGAGTATCTGAAATTTATGGACGACCATTTGCGAGAAGCTGCTGACCTCACCTTTCTGGCATATCGGCATCGTAATTACTCAAAG GTAATCGAGTTTGTTCAGTTTAAAGAACGCTTGCAACATTCAAACCAGTATATGATGGCAAGAATTGAATCTGTTTTCCTTCAGCTGAAGCAGAAAGCTGATAGCCTTGAAGAAATACAG GCCATTTTCCAAAGCGTGAACTATGGTATGAAGTTGCTTGAGCTGTCAAATGAGGATAAACTGACATCATTAACATTTAATGAGGATCTACAGACACGTCCTTGGTGGTCGCCCACAACCAACAAAAACTTTCTTTCGG agcCATTTGAAGATGGATCTGCGTGCTCTAGGGCTACGATGCTG AGCAAGAAGAAAACAACTGAGGATGAAGAcaccaagaaaaaagaaattgagaGAAAATCTCTTATTCCACGGCTTCTTTATCTATCAATGCAAGCTGCTTCATCCACCGTCAAGGAAAACTCTGAACCTAATGGCACTGCCTCTGATACTAATGTTGCCGCTGAGCTGAAAATTTTGCTTGAGAGATATGCAAGGAACATCGGTCTCACTCTTGACGAGGCAATCAGTGTGATCCTTGGGATCTTGGAGGGCCAAAAGTCCTTCAAG GAACTCTCCTCAGATTCAATCAGCTGGATGAACTTTGCTGTATTTGTCAATGCTTTGAACTTGTCTTCGAAGAAACCTCTGCTTCCTATTGAGGATAAGTCAAATCCAACTTCGTGGCACATAGTTGATCGCTTAACCAAGACCTGCGTCATGTATCACCTCTCACACTCGGAACCAATATTGACTTCCCCTGGAAATCAACTCACGGTTTTGGTTCAGTTGGTAACAGAGTCATTCTCTTGGCAAATTCTTATAATTCAATCGTGCATGAAATCACTTCTTCCCattggaaaaaggaaaaagaagagcgGCGGTGGCAGCGGGTTAATGGACCAGCCAAACTTGCCTAAGTTGCAGGCTGTTCAATCTTCGATCCGGTCCTTGATGGATACAATAAAAGAGATTCAGACACGGGTAGCGGACCAAATTAATGGATCGGAGGACAATGATCTGGACACCTTATTATCCTATGTGCAGAGAGATGATAATGGGCCGGGCCGAATATTCCGGATCTTAGAAGAAAATGTAGTCGCCAACAACCCAGACTTAGGAGAGAGGATTTCGGATTCTCTAAAATCGTGGAGCTCCGGTGATGTGTTGAGGAGAGTAGTTCGAGCGCAGCGCAAGTATCTAACAGAATTCAACCAAATTTGTGATTCAAAAGTGAAATTACTGGGGACCTTGAGGCAATCAGCATAG